A single Vespa crabro chromosome 21, iyVesCrab1.2, whole genome shotgun sequence DNA region contains:
- the LOC124431573 gene encoding protein IFH1-like: GLSSQDPTDFGTSSSSFDLAESDDRNDDEEEEEDEEEEDDDDDNDGDNDDYDEGGECNEERNDRKIEDRKNIKEELASYCIPNQRSSISSGIVESYDNKNEPWVPLEFLLSSSKETTELFDARYHPYQQSHNHRVVPRQESRGGPLRSVGRGGGGGGEGKELDYIETVISTNPNNCPRKRSDSNSSSNSSSSAMTTISTNSNDLLRKLRRNSATTNSASFVFDLAQTSDPSNPRDHYMVPTRNPRELNERILSLFNPQFLPNFNDMVRYMAASQQEPSNSRTTSRSINTETRLFRHTNRRRKRNSINDSMLFRQGLVYQVPRDK; encoded by the coding sequence GGCTTATCATCACAGGATCCCACGGACTTCGGTACTTCCTCCTCGTCCTTCGACCTCGCCGAGTCGGACGAtcgaaacgacgacgaagaggaggaagaggacgaggaagaggaggacgatgacgatgacaatgacggcgataatgatgattacgATGAAGGTGGTGAATGCAACGAGGAgagaaatgatagaaaaatagaagatagGAAAAACATCAAGGAAGAATTAGCGAGCTATTGCATTCCCAATCAACGATCATCGATTTCCTCTGGCATCGTCGAGTCCTATGATAACAAAAACGAGCCGTGGGTTCCTCTCGAGTTCCTCCTATCTTCATCGAAAGAAACAACAGAACTCTTTGATGCGCGATATCATCCGTACCAACAATCACACAATCATCGTGTCGTTCCTCGTCAAGAATCAAGAGGAGGACCATTGCGGAGtgtaggaagaggaggaggaggaggaggagagggcaAAGAGTTGGACTATATCGAAACGGTTATTAGCACGAATCCTAACAATTGTCCTCGTAAACGTAGCGACAGTAACAGCAGTAGCAACAGTAGCAGCAGCGCTATGACAACCATCAGTACCAATTCGAACGATCTCCTTCGCAAACTACGCCGTAATTCGGCGACAACCAACTCAGCGTCCTTCGTATTTGATCTCGCCCAAACAAGTGATCCCTCAAATCCACGCGACCATTATATGGTACCAACGCGAAATCCTCGCGAACTCAACGAGAGGATCCTATCACTTTTCAATCCACAATTTTTACCGAATTTCAATGACATGGTTAGATACATGGCAGCGTCCCAGCAGGAGCCGAGCAATTCTCGAACTACTTCAAGATCAATCAACACTGAAACTCGTCTCTTCAGGCATACTAATCGCCGAAGGAAACGAAATAGCATCAATGATTCTATGCTCTTTCGCCAGGGACTGGTCTATCAGGTGCCACGTGACAAATGA